In Thiovulum sp. ES, the genomic stretch TTAAAACCAAAAAAATTAGCTCTTCTTTCAACCGCAGGAATTGTTTATGAAAAAACTCAAAAAGTAAAAACAAAAATTTTAGTTTCAAAAATATTAAAGAAATTCAAGTTTCTCTCTTTTCACAGATTTCTAGCCTCAAAAGATGCAAATAATCTATCAAAAACAATGTATGAAACTTTTAAAAATGTCGTAAATGAAGATTTCCGCGATGTCTTTTCTCGTTGCAAAACAAAAACATATATTATTTGGGGAGAATCTGATAGAACAACTCCAGCATCAATGGGAGAAGAGATTGAAAAATTAATTTCAGACTCAAAACTCTATCGACTTATAGGCGATCATTTTTTCTTCATTGACAGAGGTGAAATAATCGAAGACATATTAAAAAGTTGATTTGTTAAAATATTTCAAAAAGAGATTGCATGTTAAAATATTTAAGTAGAGTTTCAGATGAAGCCAAAATTGTCTTAAAAGATTTGAATGTTGATAAAGCTTTTCAAAGTAGCGAAATTGTCAAAATTGCTGTTACTGGATTAAACAGAACTGGAAAAACTCTCTTTATCACATCACTTGTCAATCAAATTATTTCTGGTAAAAATCTTAAAATTCTAAAACGAGATTTTAAAGCAGAAATTGTAAAAACAACAAATAAAACACCCCTTTTTAAATATCGTGATGTTGTTGAAAAATTGAGAAAAGACCCTCCAGAATGGCCTGAATCTACAAACTCAGTCTCAAAAATCACTCTCAAATTAGAAGTTAAAAGTGAAAGCTCTTTTTTTCCAAATAAAATTCTTTTTCTTGAAATTATTGATTATCCTGGTGAGTGGCTTTTTGATGTTGCAATGTATGGCAAAACTTTTGAAGAGTGGAGCAACTCTATTTTTGAAGATATTAAAGATTCTGAAAAACGAACTCTCTCTTTTGATTTTCAAGGTGCAATTCGTAGTTACGATTTATACAATTTTTCAAATGGTGCAGAAGATGAGACAATTGTTGAAGCTTACAAAAAATATCAAAATAACTTAATTGGCAAAGGCTACTCTCTCATTCAACCAGGTCGTAGTTTTCAAAAAGGAAATTTAACAGATAAAGCAACTTTTCTTTTTACTCCTCTTTTAAAACCCGAGGGTGTTGAACCACACAAAGAATCTATTTACAACAGATTTAAAGAGCGGTATGGACAATATTTAGAAAATTCTGTTGTGCCTCTTGTTTTAGAACATTTTTCTGAATTTGATCGTCAAATTGTTCTTGTTGATGTTTTAAAATCTCTTCAAAGTGGGTATCACTCTTTTCTTGATATGACAAAAGCAGTCAAGCGATTCACTGAAATTTATAAATATGGTCGAGGTGGAACAATTTCACGATTTATTGGCGACCGACGAATTGATAAAATCCTTTTTGTTGCAACTAAAAGCGATTCGATTCCATCATCACAAATTGAAAATTTCAAATCTCTACTTGATAGTGTTGTTGAGGAAGCCCAAAAAGATCTCCGAGTCTCTGGCATGAAAACAACATCTATTCCAATCGCTTCAGTTAGAAGCACAAGAGATATTGAACATGAGTATCAGGGAAAAAAACTTGATTGCATTCAGGGGAGAATTATTGGAAAAAGTGAAGAGAGTATAGAATATATGGGAGAAATTCCTTCAAGTTTTCCATCAAAAAAAGAGTGGAATGAGAATAAATTCTCTTTTCCAGAATTTTCACCAATTCCTTTTCCAGATCGAGATATTGATGCAGTTGAAAATATAAATATGGATAAAGTAGTTCAATACATAATTGGAGATAAACTGTAAATTTCTATTTGATAGAATTCTGTAAATTTTTTTAGAAAGTAATTTATGGCTTTAACTTATGGAATGAGTGATCTTAATAAAGGTCTTAAAATTGAAATTGATGGTGTTCCTTACAGAATTACTGACTATCAACATGTTAAACCTGGTAAAGGTGCTGCCTTTGTCAGAACAAAAATTAAGAGTTTAATTACTGGTAAAGTTATTGACAAAACTTTTCATGCTGGAGATAAGTGTCAAGTTCCAAATATGGAATACAAAACAATGCAATATCTTTATGACGATGGTGATTTTTTACAATTTATGGATGTTGAGACTTACGATCAAATTGGACTAACTCATGATCAAGTTGGTGATACTGAAAAATGGCTAATTGATGGAATGAGTGCAAGAGTTGTTTTTCATAACGGAACAGCAATTTCTGTTGATGTTGATGATGTTATTGAATTGGAAATTGTTGAGACTCCACCAAATTTTAAAGGCGATTCTCAAGGTGGTAAAAAACCAGCTGTATTAAATTCAGGTGCAACTGTTCAAGTTCCATTTCATCTTGTAGAAGGTGATAAAATTCGTGTTCATACAGTTGAAGGCGAATATGTTGAAAAAGTAAAATAATTAAATTTCCGTGCATTCCACGGAAGTTCTTTAATTTTTTCGCACTTTGATATATGCTCTTTTTGGAGCAGGATAACCCTCTACTGTTTTTGTTTTGTCATTTTCATCAAGAAAACTGCCCAAACTTTGACCATCAATCCAGTCTGTTTTTCTCTGCTCATTTTCTGTTGTCTCAAAAACTCCAATCACTTCAAAAGAGGATAATTTAGCTCTTTTTGTCCAGCTTTCCAAAACTTTTAGAGTTGGGATAAAGTAGATATTTGACATTTTAGAGTATCTATCTTCGGGAAAAAGAACCGTATCGGAATCTCCATCAATCACAAAGGTGTCTAAAATGAGTTCCCCACCATTTTCCAAACCATCACGAAGCGAACGAAGAGTTAAAATTGGATCACTTCGATGATATAAAACTCCAAGACAGAGAATTACATCAAACTTGTTTTCATAAATTGAGAGATGCTCAACACCAAGAAGTTCATACTCAATTTTACTTCCAACAAAATGATTTACAAA encodes the following:
- a CDS encoding putative hydrolase or acyltransferase of alpha/beta superfamily, whose translation is MATRTIKYRDFDFRISYELLNIENDIDIIFLHGWSSSKNLMKGVFKNTFKHHRHIYIDLIGFGESSQPQIPLTTFDYAEIIDIFLEQLKIDKNIIVGHSFGGKVATLLKPKKLALLSTAGIVYEKTQKVKTKILVSKILKKFKFLSFHRFLASKDANNLSKTMYETFKNVVNEDFRDVFSRCKTKTYIIWGESDRTTPASMGEEIEKLISDSKLYRLIGDHFFFIDRGEIIEDILKS
- a CDS encoding putative ATPase (PFAM: YcjX-like family, DUF463), with protein sequence MLKYLSRVSDEAKIVLKDLNVDKAFQSSEIVKIAVTGLNRTGKTLFITSLVNQIISGKNLKILKRDFKAEIVKTTNKTPLFKYRDVVEKLRKDPPEWPESTNSVSKITLKLEVKSESSFFPNKILFLEIIDYPGEWLFDVAMYGKTFEEWSNSIFEDIKDSEKRTLSFDFQGAIRSYDLYNFSNGAEDETIVEAYKKYQNNLIGKGYSLIQPGRSFQKGNLTDKATFLFTPLLKPEGVEPHKESIYNRFKERYGQYLENSVVPLVLEHFSEFDRQIVLVDVLKSLQSGYHSFLDMTKAVKRFTEIYKYGRGGTISRFIGDRRIDKILFVATKSDSIPSSQIENFKSLLDSVVEEAQKDLRVSGMKTTSIPIASVRSTRDIEHEYQGKKLDCIQGRIIGKSEESIEYMGEIPSSFPSKKEWNENKFSFPEFSPIPFPDRDIDAVENINMDKVVQYIIGDKL
- a CDS encoding translation elongation factor P (PFAM: Elongation factor P, C-terminal; Elongation factor P (EF-P) KOW-like domain; Elongation factor P (EF-P) OB domain~TIGRFAM: translation elongation factor P), with product MALTYGMSDLNKGLKIEIDGVPYRITDYQHVKPGKGAAFVRTKIKSLITGKVIDKTFHAGDKCQVPNMEYKTMQYLYDDGDFLQFMDVETYDQIGLTHDQVGDTEKWLIDGMSARVVFHNGTAISVDVDDVIELEIVETPPNFKGDSQGGKKPAVLNSGATVQVPFHLVEGDKIRVHTVEGEYVEKVK
- a CDS encoding Protein of unknown function (DUF1698) (PFAM: Protein of unknown function (DUF1698)~TIGRFAM: methyltransferase, putative); the encoded protein is MNLKQIREEREKWLTWKNIAPHRQKLDRLERGTYKTEFENGVVSISGEMSSDEVEEIAKGLKPWRKGPFKIGNLFIDSEWQSGIKYSILEPHLEISGKSVADIGCNNGYYMFRMLEKNPKKIVGFDPAPIFKTQFDFVNHFVGSKIEYELLGVEHLSIYENKFDVILCLGVLYHRSDPILTLRSLRDGLENGGELILDTFVIDGDSDTVLFPEDRYSKMSNIYFIPTLKVLESWTKRAKLSSFEVIGVFETTENEQRKTDWIDGQSLGSFLDENDKTKTVEGYPAPKRAYIKVRKN